The window ggcttaattatttaaaatattctaaattctAATCAAGTTTCTATACTATACAAATCCAGCAAggctagtcaccaaaaaaataaaaataaaaataataaaaaaatcaagcaAGGCTAATCTATAAGAACTAGTCTAAGTTACAAGGGACACCCAGAACTTAATAATATATCAAATGAAGTACTCCAGAAAAAGTCAACAATCACAGGACAATGCTAGAAAAAAGTGATAGTAACTATGAGTTCACCCCAAACATAGCAGACATTAGGGCAAACAGCCCTTTTATGGCGTTCAAATCAGCAAAATGTCAATGATATTAATTATGTAAGGGTGTGTTTtgaacaaaatatttttagaattgatttgattttatttgaaatgaattgaatttaaaatgaattattgTGTTTGGAATCAATTATGTAAAATAGGAATTCATTTGATTTACAAATAGATGTAATGATCTGATTTTACCTCTTTATCCTTTATTTACCACACAATCATCACAACCAATAACCGCCGCCGCCAACATGGCGATAACCAGACCTCTACCACCTCTTCCCGTCTCCAAACCcttctattttatattaatacCTAAAGGGTTTAAAATGACTACTTTTTTAACAAACCAAATCATTTTAACTCCAACCAAATTATCTCAAAAATAAGAAGATTTGAGACGTGTTATAAAGCGAATTCATAGGATTTACAAATCAGTTCAATTCCTGTTTGTTTATTAATTCCAAaccaagaatttaattttgacatCAAATTAATTCTAATTCCATTGTGTTCCAAACACATCTAAGCAAATCTGTACAGGTAAAAGATTTGTCTTTACTCATTAGAGGGAACTTTGGACTTCCAAAAGGGGTTATCAAGGTGGAATGTTTTCGTAATTAGTTAATAACTGGAGATAAGAGTTTCAACTAAACAAAACAGAGATTCCATGGCCTTTTATTTAGGCTAAACAATAAAAGAGCATTATCAAGGAAGATAAATATTatgaaaaagttataatttaGAACTAGATTCCAGCACATTAAATATTGTGGATATGAGAATTATGGAAGGAAGATAAGCAATAGAGACAAGAAAAGACCAGATTAATAGAAGAATGTCATACCCAATAGACCTaccaaaaattaaaacaagaactaTCACCTGGCTTCAAGGAAATAAAAGACTTAAGAAAGATAGCTTGGGTAGCAATACTAGCATCGAAGAAATACAGAAGACGAATTATTGACAGGCACTACATCATTATCATTGATATAAAATACATGTATAAATCAAGCACTAAATTCACCTCTTAGAATAATTCTCCATTTTGCCAAGTTTGCTATCTAACACTCCACTGTCGCTCGTCAGCATTTCAATGTTGCCTTCACAATCCGTAAACTTAAACTTatcaagaaaagagagaaacatcTCTTTGATCACAGAGGAATCAGTGATAGAAGCCAGGCACCCAATGGCTCCCTAATAAAaaagagattaaattaaaattcaaacaaTCCAACACTACTTTTTTCTCATTACATGAAGCAAATAATGATGCAAGAGACATACAGAAGGAATCATGACAAGTCGCAAACCAATGTAAGGGATAACAAAAGTAAGATACAAAATGGCCCAAGCCAGAGTACTGCTCAAACCAAAAtttctccaaaattaatttaAGAGGCCCAGGTAGAGTTCCGTTAATAAATTATTGAGTGAACAAATAAGTCATGCATTTTATAGGACGAACATAAGCAGAAGTGTGGGAAAATAAGTCAAATAAGATATATTGCCTGACCTTCAAAGAAAAGCGCATCTCAGGCTGTGAAGCAATAAATAAATCTGACAAAATAGAAAGCAACTGTCTTGAACAAGATGCCAAAGACTTGATGTTTCTGGTAGCAGCTTTCTTAGAATATGCAGGTTGCACACCAAACTCTAATTCAGAATCACATACTGCGTGGCAATTTGACTCGCTCTTTTTAGGAATAAGTACAGCTTTGTTCTCATTCACAAGAACCTAGACAATGTTCAGGAACATTTACAAAGATATTCAGTTAaacaaaatatagaaatataaccGCCGAAAGCTCACAGGTCACCAGTTGTATGCAAGAGAGATGTAACCTGTAATGCCATGAAAACGTTTTCATGCATGGAGGGCtgctttttaagaaaagaaacaagaacatcaGAGAGACTTGCAAAATTTTGGTGAGTATCATTTGCATGACGACAAAAACTGGGTAGCAATCCCCATAGTTCATGGGCTCGAGTCAACAGATCTTCACTAATCCGTGTCTTCTTGACTggaaaaaatgttgaaaaacTTGCTCAAGAACTTGATATTAGTGGTTATGTCATAGAATAGGAATTGCATAGATACCAGCAAAGGGCAAGATATATGAAGTCAGAACAACAAACCATTGAGACAAATTTAGTACTTTTAACTATGCCCCCCtcccctctctttttttttcttttgaaatggGAAAGAAATGCCAGTCACTTTTTACAAACTCAAATTAGATTATCTCAAGAAACTTCTCTGATGTGAAAGCTGATGTCAATTTTTTCAATGAAGCACTTTGTCTAAATACCATACTGGGGTCCCTTTTTGTATTATCCTtaataaaactcttttttttatccccacctagtgggacaaggttttcttcttgttgttgttgaaactttttttataaaaaaaaattaccataTTGATGTATGACAAGATGCATCAATAACAATCATTTGTCGCCAGCTGCTTCGCTATTATGGATGAGTTATTTTCAGTTTTTCACGCTATTGTAGCATGAGTGCTACCGTATCAGTATTGCCAACATTTATTGGGATTAATTGTATTGACCTCCCAAGGTACTGCTTACTGCCACCCATCTTGTTTATGAAAGTATACTTACTCCCATGCTatgctatttatttttttatattaaaaaaaattcaatgagATGAGGGGAAGGATAATACAAAATGGGGATACGGAATCCCCCatacagaaacaaaacaaaacaaaagattaATCTATAAAGCATAGCTTTCCAATCTCTCAACATGTCTGAGAGGGAAATTCTGCTATATAGATCATGAGCTTTACACCAAAACCCATGCTATGCTATTTTCAAACGAGCATTGTGTAGGAAGTGTGCAAAGATTGGGGTGTAACATGTAATATCTTATACAGATTAGGATCTAAATGCTAAACAAAAAAGCTCATATGTAATAAGTACTAAACTAATGAGATGACCAATATTCTGAAAATTTACTCTAATTCATAAGATCAAGTAGCAGTAGGCTTCCAATAGCTTTTTGCTACCTTCAGTGAAGGTAACTTACGAACCACAAAACATGctttcaaatttcaattcctCTACCagctgaaaaaggaaaaaaaaaactgccCATAGCACTAGGAAAATTATGGCAGAACACATTTGGACAGTGGGTATAGATGCACAAGTGGGAAGCATACCTTTGCGACTAGCCTTCTTAAAGGATTTTGCAAGGGGCACAATATGCTCCATGTAGTAAGCAAGTGAGGATCCGGTAACATATCTCTTCAAGATTGGTACTAGCCAAATATTTGAATAAGCAAAGCTGCGTTCATCAAGAGTGATAGGCACAATTTCAAGAAATCTCTCTACCCCCATAACAATAATAGCAGAACCAATGCATTTCTGAAGCTGCATAAATTTGAAAAAATGACCTGATCAGTAAAGCAGCTCTAATTTAAACTGTAAATTGTATATAGTAATAACAAATTTCTGATAGCAACCAAAACAGAGAATTAATTAAACTAATGAACCACAGGGATCCCCCAtctcttccccccccccccccccccccacacacaaaaaccccaaaaaaaggaaaaaaacctaGACAGTTAAGTTTACAAGGCTTGGACAATGGATATAATAGGTTTTGAATATAAACACCAGTAATTGCAACTCAGGATGAAACAGGCCCAATACCTTTCCCACATCTAACAAAAACCTGCCCCACCATTTGGTCTTAAAGCTTGTGATCATTTTAGATGACTTTTGCTCAAACATGTAGAGAATGGATAGGTATGTTTATTGATCTTGTGTTGGTTTTTTGCTTTTGTACCTCGCATCTTAGTTATATTCTTcactaaaaaagtaaaaataataataaaacaaaggTATAGCCAAAATAAAGTCTTTAACCAATACTTACATGCTCATTATTAACATTTCCTCCAGATGTTTGAATCATCAATTCAGCAAGTTTAAGCACAATATTCCTCATAAAGACAACTGAGTGTTCTCCTAGAAGCAAGGATTATAAGATAGTAAGAAAGGGACATGTAGGCGGTGTAGCTCTAGTGCTCTTTTCAGATCAATAAATTTTACTGTTGATAAACCTCAAACAGCAGTATACCAATAGCAGAGGATAAGACATTATACATTTGACAAAGAACAAATATAGAGAGATGTCAACACAATAAAGAGCTTCAACCCATTAGCACAAGTGAATATGATATAATATAGTAATAATATACACGcacacaaataaacaaaaaggaATAAGATACAGTTAAGCACTTGACTTGGATAAGGTGTGTTGACAAAGACAGAATcttcattaataaaaatattttctttagatCACAAATGCAAAAGATAAATGAGACTCTAATGGCTTTAAAATAGAAATGAAGCTATCCAATCTCTTTGAATATCAGCACCCCTAAAACAAGCAAAAGTAACACCATAAAAGCAAAGCTATCTGAAAACCATTTTAAAGGGCAATAAAATACAACAGACAACAAAACATACTATATACATTAGAGAACAGCACAAATTGCATATATGGTAGAATAACATGAAAATAGATTCTTATATGGTAAGaatatataagttataagatAGACAGTTCCATACCAAGCTCAAAAAATAAAACAGATATGACGGACACAAAATGCTCAGTAGGAATTCCAGCAGCAGCAGAAATGGCATTTTCAAAAACTGCACATGTTGAATTTACTGCATTTCCTTCCATGTTTTCCTGACTACAATTATCAAATCTTTGATCCCCACTACTTGTCAAACTTTGGGGACCAAGATGATGCTTGAGCACATCCTTCAAAATACTCGAAGCCTGCACTGCAGTGTTTCCCTCTAAATTTAGTAGACCTGAGCTCAACATATGCAGCTTGAGTCAACTCAGAAGaccataaaaaattagaatatatataataaaaacagcATTACTGAAATAGAAAAAACTTAGCAACATTAGTCTCACAATACAGTCATCATCTTAATACTGAAGGAAAAAACAAATCAACCTTCATATTCTGCATACACTTTATCAAAATGTACATTcagaagaaattaaatgaaagataGATTGCACAACAATGTCCCAATCCCCACatgacataataaaaaaatttgacacTTTGATGTTAATCAGTAAACTGTAATAAATTTGTTTgaatttaaagtaaaatttaaaattcagtcATTTCGAACTTTGAGCACATAACAAGCTAGAAAAATCCctggagagaaagaaaagaaggggaGGGGGGGGGGCTATTGATCTACGTATATCCTTGACGAAAGAAAGGAGGGAAGAGGGGCAGAAATATTAAGGAAGATTCTGTTACAGATGATAGCGAGAGATCTAAATAAAAGGACACATGACAATTAGGGGTTGCTTAGGGTGGTGCAAAAACCATTCAAGGCAATGTGAATAGACACAGTGAGGGTACCAAGGCAAGAACCATTTAGGGAAAGTGGAGTGTCTAGGCCATATCTGGCAATGGCACAAATAGCAACTTTCTTCTCCAAATCTTCCAAATGAAAGAACTTTATCGACAAGAGGAGAAAGTATTACTACCAAAGTGGAGGACATGAGATACAAAAACCATGCACGAAAGGAGACATCAAAATAGAAAAGCTTTTGACTTTTGAGTCTTTCAACAACTGATAGGTCAGCCCCCTCTAAAAGAACCATGAAGGTGAAAGTCTAGAAGCCAAAGGATTAAGAGATTAAGATCCTTTATCTAGTCTACACACAAGACAAGGAGACCCAAAAGAATTGCTAAGTCTGAGGAACTAATCTCTATCCATTTAAATTTCTGAAAAAGTGGAAGTCCCAGAGGTACAGGAAACCTGCCCAATATACAAATTCAAGATGGgagaaatttgaaaagagataaatgatatctgcttctcACATTTTCTTTGTTCTACTTATATACGTGGTTTCTTAATCCTCATCCTACTTGTTTGAATATAGTTTGCAGTTGGCTTCTCAGTCTCTACCAAATTCTTAGTTAATACCAAAACCTAGCAAAATATCAATAGTTATATGGTCATTTTTAATTCACTgcaacatcttattttttctgaTTGAGAAGTCAGAGAAAGATTGTGCCACTGCATAAGCAGGTGAAACAAAACCGTCAAAATAAATCACCAGTACTATAGTTGATTCATTCATGATTTCTATAACCGATGGACATGAAAGAAGTATATATATACCCATTAAAGATGTACAAACTAGAGGCAGATTCTTGATCCACAAACTTGATTGTCTGGTATAAAGTGAGTCCATTGCATGTCTTAATAAGGTTGCTGCATAAACCAGAGTATCCAAGGGGTTTCTATCTCCCAGAGATACAAACGAAGCAAGAAAAACTACAATATCCTCTGTCTCTAAGTCTATATTTTGGACTCTCGAAGCTTCAAAAATAGCATCAATACTTTTAAGAACATGCCTTGCAAGCACCAAACTCTCAGCACCCAATAACTTAACCAATTCCGAAAGAACCTTTGGAATGACTTCTGCAGAAAAACAGGGAGCAGTAAGATTAACAACATTTAGTACATGAAGGACCTCCAAAAGTTCCGGTTTCAAAACTTTATCTTCTTTGGAATCACCAACAGTCCTTGTACCGATCAATTTTATCACCAAAGCAATGCCACTTTTAAGCATTGACAAAACTAACTTGCTAGCATCCTTAACAACTTTGGAGGAATGAATAGACCCGAAAACCTTCTCAAGAGACTCTTGAGCACATCTTCGTACCTAAATCAAACAAACCACACAGCAACAGCAACATAAAAATTCACCACGATAAATGGAGAAAAAATCATGGAATTATTACGATGCAAGGGAAAATGTCCACAAACAGAAAAACTATAACCAAATTCAAAATGTATTGCATGGGAAAATATCAACAAATCAATCACAAAGCACTAGGTTAAATGAAATGCAAAACCATAAGAAAACATAAGATAATTTTACCTTTGGGCGTTTGTCAACTGCAAACTTCAGCAATGTTTCAAAACCTAATTTAATAGAGTCCCAATTCTCCAAATCACAAAACCCAATTAAAACCCCCAAGCACTTCACTGCGGCCCTTATGGTCGACATACCCAACCCCTTCCCATCTCCCTCCCTGTCCAGTAGAGCGACGAGGATAGCAGCTGCGTCGCACGCCTTCGGAGCGGCGATACCACCCTGCGGAACCAAGGGAAGACCAATGGCCATGAAGGACAGCAGGGCGGAGAGCGCCGTTGGGTCAAGCGCCTCAGCAGCCAAGTCGTCCACGAGCTCAGAGATGGCAGCAGCAAAGTACGCGGGCGGCGTGAGAGGGAGGGACTCGGCGTTAAGGTTGGAGCGCAGGGCAGCGGCGGTGGCGACGAGATGGCGGTGCTGCGGCGCGGAAGAGTTGGCGTAACGGTCCATTAGCTGCTGGCAGAGGTCGGAGCCATCTTTGGTGAGTGGCTCAATGAATTCTTCTTCCATAGGTTTTCACAGTCGGTTCGGAGGACTTGCTTTGTTTGCTTACTGTGTTCGGACGATTTTGGTGCAGTTTGCAGAGCGGGAGGAGGGTTTAACCTTTTAAGTAAGGGTTTACGGCTCCAGCGACATTATTTATTCCACTACACGCAAATTGGACTAatcttgataaaaataaaaaatgagaacTTGTTATGTGTTTTAAGATTAAGAATACatggttttatttttattgtctaaAATTAATCATCTCCTTTCAAATATTGTTGATGTATTATTATCTAATCTAACCTAATTTTAATTCTACCGAATATATTAACACAGTGTTTGGTTTAATAGAATATGGGgagaaagaaaatataaaaaaaatgggtaaaaaatcaaattttttttgtttggatcACCAAAGAAAATTAAGCAGAAATAAGAAAATTGGAGTGAAGTCCAGCCAAAAATTTTCTCTTCCCCCATAAGATGAAAATGGGCAGAGAAGGAACAAATAATGATACAATTATATATTTGTCCTTTACTTAATAGAGAAATCAAAATTTCCCATTTTACTTtcttccaaatttaaaaattcatctctTGTCTTCTTTCAATTTTTACTGTCGCCAGCGTCACCAAAGTCTCATCCTCGTTGTCCACAGCCATCGCAGCATCATCATCTTCGTCACAAGTCCATCACAACTACATCTCTTCCTTCTCAAGACGAAGGTGAAATTTTTTGTCGTTCTCGTCATTTCTCCCAAATTAGGGTAATTCATTTGAATCGATGATTTACTTTTTCAACTGAAGTTGTACatgttttctattatttttctgtttttcgtaatTATGGATTCTTTTTGAATTCGAATTGGCTTAAATGGATCGTAGTAGGAAGCGGTAATGCAAACCCATTTTTGTTTTTTGGAATGCAacttttgcattttcttttagttGGTTCATTGTTTTTGACAGTATGTGAGAGAGATCTGTGTTAAGTTCAATTCATGATGCAACTGCTTTTGGGTGCAAAAAATGAATTCCCCTAATGATGTGAAATATGGAAAATTGGTACCGATTGTGTACAATGCTTCATTGGTTGTTCCAGACAAATTTGCTACTAGTTATAATGATATAGCATTTTAAATTGTGAACTGTGATCaattaggctgcgtttgtttatagaGATAGGGCACTGAGACAAGGACAtagacacaaaatcgtgtttaACAGAAGAGATATGGACAGAGACAACATGTCCAGAGACACTggattagtgtattttgtgtccatcctaacAGGAAAGACACGGAtacactaacaagggacacaacttatttttcattttttcttacattattcttgttaatttttttttaattatatatttttattgttatatttttcatctcaaatcttttgaatgaaaaaatgagaagaaattgaattttcataatttgttctagtttatcaccaaacagaatataagAGCACAAAATTTTGTATTGTTTTCCCTTATGTCTTGTTGTCAGTGTCTTATCATATCCTATTCTCAGAAACAAATGCAGTGTCCTAGTGTGAAATGAAAATTCCATCACAGCAATAATAGCTATTATTTGATCATTTCCtccttttactttaatttctcttaattaattacttttggTTAGACATTTGATTCTACGTAGAAGTATGCTGGGATCATGCTATCAAGTCCAGAAAGCTTCCCTTTGATACTctcgattttttttctttaaagatCCATATACTAAGGAGAGTCAATTATACGGAGTTAACTCTATTGAAAGAATTAttgtgattttcttttgtttgctaTCATTGTACATAATTTGCCATTTTCATCCTTATCATTGCACATagtttgtcatttttttttttgtttttcgaactGAGAAATTATTGTGATTTTATATTCTATGGATGATTCTTATTTTTGTAGTGAAAAATATGAGATTTttccttctctgtttttaaataagTATTTCATTCTAATCCACAAAAATCTACAAATAGTTTATGTTATGTTTGATATGAAAAGGAGGAATTTTTAATTCAATAGCTCATTATTTTACTAGCTTATGTGAAAAAAGATCATTTGAGACTACTTATCATATACTTTTAGTTGTATAAGGTTATGTTTTGTAGTTTGAAtttttcaaggattaaatttCTGAGTTTGAATATTTCTTATGTGCTATACACTATATCATGTATTGCTATGAAGTCTATTTTTCTTTAACAAATGAATTACTTAATGTATCATGTGATTTATAGTTTATGTTTATTGTTTATGACATCGAGCTTTGAACTTGAATTTGGCATTTATGAATTGGAGATAAGTGcctcacaaaaaaatatttttatattgtataagGTGATaccataattttatataaaactttagttttttttttttcaaaaaataaattgttatattgtaattaaaaatGTAACtatctagttatttttattattgatatgTCCACCGTAAATGTTATATTATTGAAAGAAGGGAGTTTGAGATTAGTTATTACATGATGGTTCTTGTATAAGATTATGTTCTTGAATTTGAATCCTTAAAAGTTCAAATTTTAGTTGCAGAATCCTTTAATTGTCCTAGCTTATATGAAAAACATGATTGAAATTTAGTTTATTACACAAGATGaaagtgctttttttttttttgttctttatgaTAGTGAGCTTCGGAATTGAGTTTGGTATTTAGGAGTTGGAAATAAGTACATTAGAATAAGGTACTTTTTATACTGTGTAATGTGAAACCATAGTTTTatataaaactttaatttttttttcaacagaTGAATTGCTATAATCTAACATAAAATGTcactttttaagtatttttattattaatatgtccactctaaatattatattttcatagatgGATACTAAAAATATCGAAGATACGAATCTTAAAGATAGAACGAACGTCATACATGACTCAGACTTTCAAGTAAATCAAATCACTTCTATTAACCAATATCATCCTGAACCAATACAAATCTTAACTAGTGTTAGCGAAGAGTTAGAAAAGAGACAACATATATGTGTCACATCTCTTTCATGTGTTATTGTAAAACCcgcaaaattagtaaataattagctaataaattaattattaatcagaaaaatgaaaaaataaaattttatagtttaatgagataaagctaatcaaaataagaattttgactctaattttaaagaatttggcctaagATTGGGATGAACGGGTCGAACTGGTCAAACCGGgcccgtattgggcccaaggcccaacccaacaTACATAAGCTAATGAGCTCAGCTCCCTTTCCTTTTCCAAAACATGAAAACACGTTGGAAACTTCAAGAGAGGGAAGACGAGAGTTCCAAAACCTAACCCTCCAATCAAATCcaaataacttttgatccgaaacTCCGATCgttgcaccgtttgcggccacgcattcaccGCGACGAGCTCTACAAGACACGTCCAACAATTTTATAGGACCAAATTGGCTTTGTGGACTTGCTGGATCTTGTTCCAATTTCGCGTTGGTAAAGTGAGACAACCTTAACCCTTGTCAAGTTACTGAATTTGTGAACCCTAAGTAATCCTAGTGTTGTTATATGAAATTTAGATA is drawn from Arachis hypogaea cultivar Tifrunner chromosome 12, arahy.Tifrunner.gnm2.J5K5, whole genome shotgun sequence and contains these coding sequences:
- the LOC112727532 gene encoding uncharacterized protein, with protein sequence MEEEFIEPLTKDGSDLCQQLMDRYANSSAPQHRHLVATAAALRSNLNAESLPLTPPAYFAAAISELVDDLAAEALDPTALSALLSFMAIGLPLVPQGGIAAPKACDAAAILVALLDREGDGKGLGMSTIRAAVKCLGVLIGFCDLENWDSIKLGFETLLKFAVDKRPKVRRCAQESLEKVFGSIHSSKVVKDASKLVLSMLKSGIALVIKLIGTRTVGDSKEDKVLKPELLEVLHVLNVVNLTAPCFSAEVIPKVLSELVKLLGAESLVLARHVLKSIDAIFEASRVQNIDLETEDIVVFLASFVSLGDRNPLDTLVYAATLLRHAMDSLYTRQSSLWIKNLPLVCTSLMGLLNLEGNTAVQASSILKDVLKHHLGPQSLTSSGDQRFDNCSQENMEGNAVNSTCAVFENAISAAAGIPTEHFVSVISVLFFELGEHSVVFMRNIVLKLAELMIQTSGGNVNNEHLQKCIGSAIIVMGVERFLEIVPITLDERSFAYSNIWLVPILKRYVTGSSLAYYMEHIVPLAKSFKKASRKVKKTRISEDLLTRAHELWGLLPSFCRHANDTHQNFASLSDVLVSFLKKQPSMHENVFMALQVLVNENKAVLIPKKSESNCHAVCDSELEFGVQPAYSKKAATRNIKSLASCSRQLLSILSDLFIASQPEMRFSLKGAIGCLASITDSSVIKEMFLSFLDKFKFTDCEGNIEMLTSDSGVLDSKLGKMENYSKRCLILEIASCLVEGAKDDLIELIYNLAVQSFQATDESVHCEAYNTLSKILEDHAFSSSRYTELIDLLISLKPSTDIVYLRSRYTCFHSLMVRTMKISLEEDENSKAFLILNEIILTLKDGSDEARKAAYDLLLNISSSLRDTSGVDPIEPYQKLVNMIMGYLSGSSPHIKSGAVSALSVLVYKDTNLCLSVPELVPSFLSLLQTKDVEIIKAVLGFVKVMVSSLQANELQQFVSDIITAIVPWSSVSRHHFRSKVTVIFEILLRKCSSAAVKRVTPEKYHSFLKTVLENRHGKSSETTSNGTENMREDSSAKGPNSRKPKSSDTQGITLVKHKKRKRDKKFESDLPSENEPHESITTSNHGLRLVKRSRHSSDRNSNGGKEEGSKMFKKSRHKSLIESGVKRKVKLTNTEKNKAATHAPKRVSKPETFKGKFKRNL